The Thermodesulfobacteriota bacterium genome contains the following window.
TGGATCGGGGGCATGCCGTCTCGCCCTGGCCGGGCTGGCCCCTCGGATATCGAGCGTCGGATCGGGGCTCCGGGTCCCCCTATGCCAGCAACCAACCCACGTAGGCAAAGTACCCGACGGCAAGAAGCGCCCCCTCACCCCGGCTCACCCGATGGCCGGTCCGGACGATGGGCAGCGCGACCGCCGCCACGGCGAGCATGACCCAGAGATCGAACCGGCCCAGGGCGTTTGCGGTCATGGGGTGGATTACGGAGGCCAGCCCTGCCACGCCGAGCACGTTGAAGATGTTCGAGCCCACCACGTTGCCCACGGCCAGGTCCGCCTCGCCCCGCAGCGCGGCAACGAGCGAGGTGGCGAGTTCGGGAAGGCTCGTCCCCACGGCCACCACGGTGAGGCCGATGAACGCCTCGCTCAGCCCCAGGCCCCGGGCCACCGTCACCGCGCCGGACACCAAAAACCGGCCGCCGAGCACCAGAAGCCCCAGGCCGGCCACCACCAGGAGCACCTCGGCCCAGAGGCGCCGGGGCGCCGCGGGCAGCGCCTGGGCGAACTCCTCCTGGATCCCGGGGGAGGGCTCGCGCCGCGCCAGGTGCACGCTGAGAACCAGGTAGGCGACGAGGGCGGCGCAGAGCGCCAGGCCCTCGGCACGGCCCAGGACCCGGTCTCCCAGGAGGACCACCAGGAGCGCGGAGGTCGCGAACAGTACCGGCGCGTCCCAGCGCACCACCTGGGCGTCCACCCGCAAGGGGCGCGCCAGGGCGCAGACCCCGAGGATGAGGGCCACGTTGGCGATGTTCGACCCCACCACGTTGCCCAGCGCAATGTCGCCCTGCCCCGCCAGGGCGGCCCGCACGCTCACGGCCAGCTCGGGGCTGCTGGTGCCGAAGGCCACCACGGTCAGCCCGACCAGGAGGGGCGAAAGCCCCAGGCGCAGGGCCAGGGCGGAGCTGCCGCGCACGAGCCCTTCGGCGCCGCCGTAGAGCAAGATCAAGCCCAAGAGAGTGAGGAACAGCGCAGCGGTCACGGCGAACACCCCTTCCCGGCGACGGCCGGACCACCCGTGACGCCTCCGGGCAAGCACAAGGCCCACGGGAACCCCGCCCAAATCGGTATCGGTATCGAAATCGACCCCGATACCGATAGCGATCCCGATAGCGATACCGATAGAAGACCTCAGAACCGGGAGACCATGCGTCGGCGGTCTGCCGCAAAGCCCCGGTAGGATGCCCCCGGGGCGGGGGGGGACGTCAAGGTCCTCCGATTCCCGGGAAGAAAGTCCTCCTGCCGGCGGAGGCGGGCCGGCGCGAGAGGGGCTTCACACAACGCCGGTTTGGCAAGACCAAACGAACCCCGCCGCCTCCCCCCCCTCGACACCCTGGAAATTCCACGGCAAATCAAGGTCGTTTCCATATAAACATGGTTTGATTTCACAACGTGTACGAGGGACCCCTTCCGCCGCCGTGGTGTACTCAAACAGGGAATACCATTTCATAACACATACTTTCCCCAACCCTGGCGCGCGGATCAGGATGCTTCGACCGCTGCCCGGCCGCATTGTGTTGACACGAAAACGGCGAATGGAATATGGTCCCGCCCCGTCGGGCAAACGGCCTTCCGGGAGGTGGGACTTGGAGAACCAGTGGGTCCTCGACCACGCCTACGTCCTGATCTTCCTCGCCGTGGGATTTCTGGCCGCCGCCCTCCCCTTTGCCGTCTCCGCCCTCCTCGCCCCCCGCAGCCTCTGGTCCAAGTCCCTCGACGCCTACGAATGCGGCATGGACCCCATCGGCCCGGCCTGGATCCGTTACGGGGTCCTCTACTACCTCTACGCCCTGATGTTCCTCGCCTTCGACGTGGACGTGCTGTACCTCTTCCCCGCCGCGCTCGCCTACCGGAAGATCCCGGGCTACGGAGTCGCGTTCGAGGTGATCCTGTTCCTTGCGATTCTCTCTCTCGCCGTCGCCTACGCCTGGCGCAAGGGAGTGTTCACGTGGCCCCGAAAGATCCCAACGCGGTAGCAGCCCCCGCCGCCGCCCCAGCCCCCGCCCTTGGGTGTACGGCGTGTCCGGCCTTCGAGGCGGGTCCCGGGTACTCCTACGAGGAGCTGCCCTCGCGGCTGCGCAATCCGGCGATCGACGCGGTGCTGGCTTACTGCCGCGCCAACTCGGTGTGGCCCATGACCTTCGGGCTCGCCTGCTGCGCCCTGGAGATGATGGCCATGGGCATGGCCCGCCTCGACGCCTCCCGCTACGGCGCCGAGGTGTTTCGCCCTTCGCCCCGCCAGTGCGACCTCATGATCGTGGCGGGAACCGTGAACAAGAAGATGGCCCCGGCGGTGGTCACCCTCTATGAGCAGATGCCCTCCCCCAAGTACGTGATCGCCATGGGCAACTGCGCCATCTCCGGCGGACCCTTCAAGATCGCCGAGAACTACAACGTGATCGAGGGTGTGGACCGGCTCATCCCGGTGGACGTGTACGTGCCCGGGTGCCCGCCCCGCCCCGAGGGACTCATGGAGGGGATCTTCGCGCTCCAGAAGAAGATCTCGGGCGTGCGCCATCCCTTCCCCCAGATGCGGGGCGCGTTCGTCCCCAAGCGAAAGGGCAAGGGCTCCCATGTCGCCTGAGGAGATTCGCACCGTCCTCGAGCAGACCGGCACCGTGCGCATCGTGCAGCCCGACTACCGGGTGCGCGGCGTCCACGTGGACGCCCTGGTGTCGGCCACCCAACTTCGGGGCGCCGCCGCCGCGTTGCGGGAGCGGGACTTCCTCATCGACCACGTGACCGCGGTGGACGCGACTCCCGAACTCCTCGTGGTCTACCACTTCAGCCACGTGGAGGGCGGGTGCCGCGCCGCGCTCAAGCTCCTCACCGACCGGGAGCACCCCACCGCCCCCACCATCCGCGACATCTACCCGGGCGCGGACTGGCACGAGCGGGAGACCCACGACTTCTACGGCGTGGTCTTCGAGGGCCACCCCGACCTGAGCCCCCTGATCCTGCCCGAGGACGCGGGCGACCTGCGGCCCCTGCGCAAGGGCGCGGACGGGCTCAAGACGCTGGCCGAGCTCATCCCCGAGTTCGGGCCCCCGCCCGGGGCGGAGGGCGCGGAGAAGCCCCAGAAGCCGCGCGCAAAGAAGGAGAAGACGGGGGAGGAAGGCGCATGATCCCCAAGGCCGACCCCAGCCAGGAGACCCTGGTCCTCAACATGGGTCCCCAGCACCCGGCCACCCACGGGGTGCTGCGGATCGTGCTCAAGCTCGACGGGGAGTACGTGCTCCAGGCCATCCCGGTCATCGGGTACGGCCACCGCATGCACGAGAA
Protein-coding sequences here:
- a CDS encoding calcium/sodium antiporter, producing the protein MTAALFLTLLGLILLYGGAEGLVRGSSALALRLGLSPLLVGLTVVAFGTSSPELAVSVRAALAGQGDIALGNVVGSNIANVALILGVCALARPLRVDAQVVRWDAPVLFATSALLVVLLGDRVLGRAEGLALCAALVAYLVLSVHLARREPSPGIQEEFAQALPAAPRRLWAEVLLVVAGLGLLVLGGRFLVSGAVTVARGLGLSEAFIGLTVVAVGTSLPELATSLVAALRGEADLAVGNVVGSNIFNVLGVAGLASVIHPMTANALGRFDLWVMLAVAAVALPIVRTGHRVSRGEGALLAVGYFAYVGWLLA
- a CDS encoding NADH-quinone oxidoreductase subunit A encodes the protein MENQWVLDHAYVLIFLAVGFLAAALPFAVSALLAPRSLWSKSLDAYECGMDPIGPAWIRYGVLYYLYALMFLAFDVDVLYLFPAALAYRKIPGYGVAFEVILFLAILSLAVAYAWRKGVFTWPRKIPTR
- a CDS encoding NADH-quinone oxidoreductase subunit B family protein, coding for MPSRLRNPAIDAVLAYCRANSVWPMTFGLACCALEMMAMGMARLDASRYGAEVFRPSPRQCDLMIVAGTVNKKMAPAVVTLYEQMPSPKYVIAMGNCAISGGPFKIAENYNVIEGVDRLIPVDVYVPGCPPRPEGLMEGIFALQKKISGVRHPFPQMRGAFVPKRKGKGSHVA
- a CDS encoding NADH-quinone oxidoreductase subunit C produces the protein MSPEEIRTVLEQTGTVRIVQPDYRVRGVHVDALVSATQLRGAAAALRERDFLIDHVTAVDATPELLVVYHFSHVEGGCRAALKLLTDREHPTAPTIRDIYPGADWHERETHDFYGVVFEGHPDLSPLILPEDAGDLRPLRKGADGLKTLAELIPEFGPPPGAEGAEKPQKPRAKKEKTGEEGA